The Paenibacillus yonginensis genome segment ATAATTGCCGCCTGATTCAGTTCCGGCAGCTAGAGTCTCGCCGTTAGCCAGAGACTCCTGAGCCAATGGGGCTGCAGCGCTTTGATGCAAAGAAACCGGCTTTTGCCCTTTGTTGTTTCCTTTCCACTTCTCGACCAAATCCAACTCATTAAAAGAAGCCCGGTAACCCGATTTGACCGTTTTGCCGGCCCGGGGTTTGGAAGCTTTTCCTTTCTTCAAGCTGTTCTCTCCTCTCAGCAACATTCTTCTGCTGGCATCCTATGCAGATCAATGGGCTTTTGTCACAATCGGCCGAGCTGGATCACAAGCAGAATAAAGCCGGAAATCCCCTCTAGCTATTAAAAATAAAAGGCTGCCGTAACAGCAGCCTGTTCAGAAACACAAATGGAGCAGGCGCTTGGGAAGCGCCTGCTCCATTTAATTAGGATCATGTCAAACTCCATTCCGTAAGGGCTGCACACGCCGGAAGCCACGAATGCCGGATTAGGCTTAAGCGCCGGCTTCCTCAGCAGCTTCCTCACTGGCAGCCTCCGGAGCTGCTTCCCCTTCTGCGCCGCCTTCCGTTTCGGCTTCTTCATCCACATCAGCGCCGCGAGGCACCACGATGGAAGCCAGAAGTGTGTCTTCTGGTACGTGAAGCGTGATGCCCTGCGGCATGGATACTTCCGCCAGGGTAAGTTTGTCCCCGACGCCAAGATTCGTTACGTCCACTTCAATCCCTGTGGGCAGATCATCAGGCAACCCTTCCACTTCAAGCTCTGTGATCAGCGTTTGAAGAATACCGCCTTCTTTGGTGCCGGTAGCAGTGCCGTGATAATGAACCGGGATGCTTACCCGGATTGGTTTGTTTCTGGAGACGTGCTGGAAGTCCACGTGAGCCACCTGGCCCTTGGCCTTCTGAATATCTTTAATTAACGCCGGCAGCGTTTCTCCGCCCTCCAGCTTCAATTGGAAAAATTCCGTACGGCCTGTCCGGGCCACTTTAAGCAGTTCCTTCTCATCGACGGAAAGTTGCTGGCTTTCGATTTGGGACCCGTAAATGACACCCGGCACGCGGCCGGACTGCCGAAGCTGACGTAGAGCCGAACGCGTCAGATCGGTTCTTTTTTCTGCCTGCAAAGTAACGTTATGACCAGAACTCATCTTTCATCGACCTCCTGATTGTAAGCGAAATGAGATTCGCACTGAAATAGCTGATTCTGTGTATCCAAGTTATAATTTGCAGCCCTATCCTATTTAATACCCGTTTTGGAACCGATCTAACCGTTTTGCTTTCCTTTTTCAGCATAAATTCCAGAAAATAAAAAACCGGCACCCGAAAGCGCCGGCACGGCAAAAGCCGCAAAAGTGTGTGTGTTGGATAAAAACGTTGTAAAGATTAAACGAAAGAAACCAAATTACGATAAATCAGTTAAGCATCGATGCTCTTCACAAGCTCAACGACTTGAGCCGCTGTTTGCATCGTCAGCGCTTTGGCTGCAAGCTCGGCCATGTCGGCTTTCGACAATTTCGAGATTTGCGAGCGTGCCGGCAGAATGGAAGTAGCACTCATGCTGAACTCATCCAGTCCCAAGCCAAGCAGCAGCGGAATGGCAGTGGCATCGCCGGCCATCTCGCCGCACATGCCTGCCCATTTGCCTTCCTTGTGAGCGGCGTCAATAACCATCTTCACCAGGCGAAGGATCGCCGGGTTATAAGGCTGGTACAGATAAGACACACGTTCGTTCATGCGGTCCGCTGCCATCGTATATTGAATCAGGTCATTAGTCCCGATGCTGAAGAAATCAACTTCTTTCGCGAATTGATCCGCGATAATGGCTGTCGAAGGAATTTCGACCATGATTCCGAGTTGAATCTCGTCGGAAACCTCGATGCCTTCCGCAGCCAATTTGTCTTTCTCTTCCAGCAACAGCGCTTTGGCCTGACGGAATTCGTCCAGCGTTGCGATCATAGGGAACATGATCCGCAGGTTGCCATATACGCTTGCACGAAGCAGCGCGCGAAGCTGGGTGCGGAAGATGTCCGTACGGTCCAGACACAAACGAACGGCGCGGAAGCCGAGGAATGGATTCATTTCCTTCGGCAGATCCAGGTAAGGGAGCTCTTTGTCTCCGCCGATGTCCAGAGTACGGACAACAACCGGCTTGCCTTCCATTTTCTCGAGAACCGTTTTGTAGGCGTTAAATTGAATTTCTTCCGTAGGCAGCTTGTCGCGTCCCATGTACAGGAACTCTGTACGGTAAAGGCCAACCGCTTCTCCGCCGTTATCGATAACGCCGGGGACGTCGTTGGGTGTACCGATGTTAGCTGCAAGCTCTACATGAACGCCATCCGCAGAAACGGTAGCCTGATCGCGAAGTTTTCTCCACTCCTCGATCTGAAGCTGATATTTCTGCTGTTTGCTGCGATAGTCGGCAACAAGCTCTTCGGTAGGATTGATGATGACTTTGCCATCCAAACCGTCCACGATCACAAGATCGCCATTGTTCACTTTATCCAGCACTTCTTTGGTTCCCACTACCGCAGGAATTTCGAGCGAACGAGCCATAATGGCGGAATGGGAAGTACGGCCGCCGATATTGGTTGTAAACCCTTTGACATATTTCCGGTTCAGCTGCGCCGTATCGGAAGGGGTCAGGTCTTCAGCGATGATAACCACTTCCTCGCTGATTTCCGCAGGGTTCACGTAATTCAGTCCAAGCAGATGGATAAGGACACGTTTCGTTACGTCTTTCATATCAGCCGCGCGTTCCTGCAGATAGGCGCTTTTCATATTTTCAAACATCGAGATGAACTGATTGGCAGTTTCATTCAGCGCATATTCGGCATTTACCATTTCATTGCGGATCATGTCTTCAACCGGGCTGATCAGCTCCGGATCGTTCAAGATCAGCAGATGAGCTTCAAAGATTTCGGCTTTCTTGGCACCAAGCTCTTGAAGAGTGCGCTCTTTAATCGCTTCAAGTTCGGCTTTCGACTTGTCGAGAGCCGCATTCAGTTTGGCCACCTCGGCAGCAACGTCGGAAACGCTGCGCTGTTGAACCGTAAAATCCGGATGCTCCAGCTTGAAGGCAGGTGCGATAGCCACACCCGCCGAAGCTGCAATCCCTTCGATTTTGATCATTCTGCTTCGCCAAGCCCTTCGTTGATCATGACATCGGAGAGCGCCTGGATAACTTCAGCTTCACTGCCGCCTGTAGCGGAAAGAGTGATGCTGTCGCCTTTTTCAAGACCAAGGGACAAAACGCCAAGAATGGATTTCAAAGTGACTTTTTT includes the following:
- a CDS encoding 50S ribosomal protein L25, giving the protein MSSGHNVTLQAEKRTDLTRSALRQLRQSGRVPGVIYGSQIESQQLSVDEKELLKVARTGRTEFFQLKLEGGETLPALIKDIQKAKGQVAHVDFQHVSRNKPIRVSIPVHYHGTATGTKEGGILQTLITELEVEGLPDDLPTGIEVDVTNLGVGDKLTLAEVSMPQGITLHVPEDTLLASIVVPRGADVDEEAETEGGAEGEAAPEAASEEAAEEAGA
- the ptsP gene encoding phosphoenolpyruvate--protein phosphotransferase, which translates into the protein MIKIEGIAASAGVAIAPAFKLEHPDFTVQQRSVSDVAAEVAKLNAALDKSKAELEAIKERTLQELGAKKAEIFEAHLLILNDPELISPVEDMIRNEMVNAEYALNETANQFISMFENMKSAYLQERAADMKDVTKRVLIHLLGLNYVNPAEISEEVVIIAEDLTPSDTAQLNRKYVKGFTTNIGGRTSHSAIMARSLEIPAVVGTKEVLDKVNNGDLVIVDGLDGKVIINPTEELVADYRSKQQKYQLQIEEWRKLRDQATVSADGVHVELAANIGTPNDVPGVIDNGGEAVGLYRTEFLYMGRDKLPTEEIQFNAYKTVLEKMEGKPVVVRTLDIGGDKELPYLDLPKEMNPFLGFRAVRLCLDRTDIFRTQLRALLRASVYGNLRIMFPMIATLDEFRQAKALLLEEKDKLAAEGIEVSDEIQLGIMVEIPSTAIIADQFAKEVDFFSIGTNDLIQYTMAADRMNERVSYLYQPYNPAILRLVKMVIDAAHKEGKWAGMCGEMAGDATAIPLLLGLGLDEFSMSATSILPARSQISKLSKADMAELAAKALTMQTAAQVVELVKSIDA
- a CDS encoding HPr family phosphocarrier protein — encoded protein: MEKTFRIIDEDGIHARPATALVNTANKFKDAEAFAEAKGKKVTLKSILGVLSLGLEKGDSITLSATGGSEAEVIQALSDVMINEGLGEAE